A section of the Clostridium felsineum DSM 794 genome encodes:
- a CDS encoding response regulator transcription factor, which translates to MYKILVIEDDKKLCEYTREYLKRYNYEVFEIINFKNVEDEFENINPDIVLLDVNLPYYDGFNLCRIFRRKSKAPIIFMSARSSEIEQIRGLEMGADDYITKPFSFELLLAKVQAAIRRTYGEYSEDSADAFTVEGITIDKNTFKMSYKDKNVELTKNELKLISKLLKSINKVVTREELLEELWDESSFVDDNTLTVNVTRIKNKLSEVGVKNAVKNKRGIGYYLEFQD; encoded by the coding sequence ATGTATAAAATTTTGGTTATAGAGGATGATAAAAAACTCTGTGAATATACTAGAGAATATCTTAAAAGATATAACTATGAGGTTTTTGAAATAATTAATTTTAAAAATGTAGAAGATGAATTTGAAAATATAAATCCAGATATTGTGTTACTTGATGTGAATTTGCCATATTATGATGGTTTTAATTTATGTAGAATTTTTAGAAGAAAATCAAAGGCACCAATAATATTTATGTCAGCTAGAAGCAGCGAAATTGAACAGATAAGAGGACTTGAAATGGGTGCAGATGATTATATAACAAAACCTTTTAGCTTTGAACTACTATTAGCAAAAGTGCAGGCAGCTATTAGAAGAACCTATGGAGAGTATTCTGAAGACAGTGCTGATGCGTTTACAGTTGAAGGTATAACTATAGATAAAAATACTTTTAAAATGAGCTATAAGGATAAAAATGTTGAACTTACTAAAAATGAACTTAAGCTTATAAGTAAGCTCTTAAAAAGCATAAATAAAGTTGTAACAAGAGAAGAATTATTAGAAGAATTATGGGATGAATCCTCCTTTGTAGATGACAATACTCTAACTGTAAATGTAACAAGAATAAAAAATAAATTAAGTGAGGTTGGAGTTAAAAATGCAGTTAAAAACAAAAGAGGAATAGGATATTATTTAGAATTTCAAGATTAA
- a CDS encoding efflux RND transporter permease subunit, which translates to MNRLTKFSLKNAFVVFLIIILITVGGLYSAKGINMESMPNINIPVVTAITVYPGASPEQVASDISRPIQKSISGIQGIDNVKTTSNENVSIVIAQFSYSTDMDKAQKNIEDAINKVKLPQTANKTTVSRISMGSAPVMTYSIDSSKNIDELTKIINDKVQPKLGGISGVSSVDVQGTSNDDIYVKVDNNKLKDNGLTLSDVKTAIQGNNISIPAGSVNVGDSTLPIKMTKKLYTTADIEAMPIAVLPNQTKVIGNAFQQVQGGMNQLGQAVGQLGQSVGQIGQAVGQMGQGMGQMGQMLGGNTQAIAILSQMQKAQAQIISEEATLSNQASSPQDKAKAQATIAAAQGMLKQAQDQLDKVMSAQIESSKALANTSGKTSTSNASVSKPSNSSGAGSSSSVSTDAQIKVIYLKDVATVTRGNSDKAYFVRSNTKNSIVLNVYKTDDGNTVNVAKNIASAVSELQKYNSDLKFNLINDSSKYVKSSVNGMVREGVLGALFAIIVIALFLRNIKATIIAVVSIPLSILITLILIPRFGITLNIMSLSGMAVAVGRIVDDSIVVIENIHRRILKDDVPKGEVIQVAADEVSSAITSSTVTTVAVFLPLAMISGIVGKVFVPFAVTVVVCILASLLVAVTVVPVMSRLMILNEKPKPEKGEGAVIGFYKKVLNYALSHRVAVLLASIALFVVSLFLIKGVGIQFLPSSSSNVLNAKITTAPGTSAQKTSEEALKFEKYLADRSDVKTVVSSVGDNSSSSSSAMSLQGSNSGAVTIVLKDGSNNDKAADEIIKKASEMSNKNTKITVSVQSFIEGIKDNVEIVVNGNNIKDITAAANKATEELKGVKELSNVTNTLSSKKPEISVEIDSAKAANQGLSPIMAAGMVQGIMNYNNVTTVQSGKNDINVYLGYDTKDINSLDKVKAIQLQGASGSFNLSDIANVSIADGPVSINELDGNQYASITADIKTKDTQAASDNAMKKIKSIKGIPNGVTFTQNGSAKSISDSFTQMAMAMVVAVFMVYIVMVLAFGEPKAPFAILFSLPFAAIGAVLALFVTRQPLGIPGLIGMLMLIGIVVTNAIVLLDRVQSNRKKGMLVHEALIEAGSIRMRPIFMTAIATVMALIPLAAGFSEGSVISQGLGIVVIGGLVISTILTLIIVPVMYSILERD; encoded by the coding sequence TTGAATAGATTAACCAAATTTTCGCTGAAGAATGCATTTGTAGTATTTCTTATAATAATTTTAATTACGGTTGGAGGGTTGTATTCCGCAAAAGGTATAAATATGGAATCCATGCCTAATATAAATATACCAGTTGTAACGGCTATAACTGTTTATCCAGGGGCATCACCAGAGCAGGTGGCAAGTGATATATCAAGGCCAATACAAAAATCAATTTCTGGCATACAGGGTATAGATAATGTAAAAACCACGTCAAATGAAAATGTATCTATTGTAATAGCTCAATTCAGTTATTCTACAGATATGGATAAGGCACAAAAAAATATCGAAGATGCAATTAATAAGGTCAAACTTCCTCAAACAGCTAATAAAACAACTGTTTCAAGAATAAGTATGGGAAGCGCTCCAGTAATGACATACTCTATAGATAGTAGTAAAAATATAGATGAGTTAACTAAAATTATTAATGACAAAGTTCAACCAAAGCTTGGTGGAATTTCGGGAGTTTCAAGTGTAGATGTACAAGGAACCTCTAATGACGATATATATGTAAAGGTGGATAATAATAAACTAAAGGATAATGGACTTACACTATCTGATGTAAAAACTGCGATTCAAGGCAATAATATATCAATACCAGCAGGAAGTGTAAACGTAGGGGATAGTACTCTTCCTATAAAAATGACTAAAAAACTTTATACTACTGCAGATATAGAGGCTATGCCTATAGCTGTTCTTCCTAACCAAACTAAGGTTATAGGAAATGCATTTCAACAGGTTCAAGGTGGAATGAATCAGCTAGGTCAAGCAGTAGGACAATTAGGGCAAAGCGTAGGACAAATTGGTCAGGCAGTTGGACAAATGGGTCAAGGTATGGGTCAAATGGGACAAATGCTTGGAGGAAATACACAAGCCATTGCAATTTTAAGTCAAATGCAAAAAGCTCAAGCTCAGATAATATCAGAGGAGGCTACTTTAAGCAATCAAGCTTCTTCACCACAAGACAAAGCTAAAGCTCAAGCTACAATAGCAGCAGCACAAGGTATGTTAAAGCAGGCTCAAGATCAGCTTGATAAAGTAATGTCAGCTCAAATAGAAAGCAGCAAGGCATTAGCCAATACATCCGGAAAAACTTCTACTTCAAATGCGTCAGTAAGTAAACCAAGTAATTCTTCTGGTGCAGGTAGTTCTTCAAGTGTTTCAACTGATGCACAAATTAAAGTTATATACTTAAAGGATGTAGCAACAGTAACAAGAGGAAATTCAGATAAGGCTTATTTTGTAAGATCAAATACCAAAAATAGTATTGTACTTAATGTGTATAAAACAGATGACGGAAACACTGTAAATGTTGCAAAAAATATAGCTAGTGCAGTTAGTGAATTACAAAAGTATAATAGTGATTTAAAATTCAATTTAATAAACGATTCTTCAAAATATGTTAAGAGCTCTGTAAATGGAATGGTTAGAGAAGGTGTTTTAGGAGCACTTTTTGCCATAATAGTTATAGCTTTGTTTTTAAGAAATATAAAGGCTACTATAATAGCAGTAGTTTCTATACCGCTTTCAATACTTATAACACTTATACTTATTCCTAGGTTTGGAATAACCTTGAATATAATGTCACTTTCAGGAATGGCAGTAGCCGTTGGGCGTATAGTTGATGATTCTATTGTTGTAATTGAAAATATTCACAGGAGAATTTTAAAGGATGATGTGCCGAAGGGAGAGGTAATTCAGGTAGCTGCTGACGAAGTTTCTTCTGCAATTACCTCATCTACAGTAACTACAGTAGCAGTATTTTTACCTTTGGCAATGATAAGTGGAATAGTTGGAAAGGTGTTTGTACCTTTTGCAGTAACAGTCGTAGTATGTATTTTAGCATCACTTTTAGTTGCAGTAACAGTTGTTCCAGTAATGAGTAGACTTATGATATTAAATGAAAAGCCAAAGCCTGAAAAAGGAGAAGGTGCAGTAATAGGATTTTATAAGAAGGTGCTTAATTATGCACTTAGCCATAGAGTTGCGGTTTTATTAGCTTCAATAGCATTATTCGTAGTATCACTCTTTTTAATTAAGGGTGTTGGAATACAATTTTTACCTTCTAGTTCTTCAAATGTATTAAATGCAAAAATAACTACAGCACCAGGAACATCAGCTCAGAAGACTAGCGAAGAAGCTTTGAAATTTGAAAAGTATCTTGCAGATAGAAGCGATGTAAAAACAGTAGTTAGTTCTGTTGGAGATAATAGTTCTAGTTCATCTTCAGCAATGTCCCTTCAAGGAAGTAATTCAGGAGCTGTAACAATTGTTCTAAAAGATGGAAGTAACAATGACAAGGCAGCAGATGAAATTATAAAAAAGGCATCGGAAATGTCAAATAAGAATACCAAAATAACAGTTTCAGTCCAAAGCTTTATAGAGGGTATTAAGGATAATGTTGAAATAGTAGTTAATGGAAATAATATAAAGGATATAACAGCAGCAGCAAATAAGGCTACAGAAGAACTAAAAGGAGTAAAGGAACTTAGTAATGTTACAAATACATTATCAAGTAAAAAGCCAGAAATATCAGTAGAAATAGATAGTGCTAAAGCTGCAAATCAAGGACTTTCACCAATAATGGCGGCAGGTATGGTTCAAGGTATTATGAACTATAACAATGTCACTACTGTACAATCTGGAAAAAATGATATAAATGTATATTTAGGCTATGATACTAAAGACATTAATTCATTAGATAAAGTAAAGGCAATTCAACTTCAAGGAGCATCAGGAAGCTTTAATTTAAGTGATATAGCAAATGTTAGTATAGCTGATGGTCCTGTGAGCATAAATGAACTTGATGGAAATCAATATGCATCTATTACAGCGGACATAAAAACAAAGGATACACAAGCAGCATCTGATAATGCTATGAAAAAAATAAAATCAATTAAAGGAATACCAAACGGAGTTACTTTTACTCAAAATGGAAGTGCTAAAAGTATAAGTGATAGTTTCACGCAAATGGCAATGGCAATGGTTGTAGCTGTATTTATGGTTTATATAGTTATGGTACTTGCATTCGGAGAGCCTAAAGCACCATTTGCAATATTATTCTCACTGCCATTTGCTGCAATAGGAGCAGTATTAGCACTATTTGTAACAAGACAGCCTTTAGGGATTCCTGGGCTTATAGGAATGTTAATGCTTATAGGAATAGTTGTAACCAATGCTATAGTGCTTTTAGATAGGGTTCAGAGTAATAGAAAAAAAGGTATGCTTGTACATGAAGCTTTAATTGAAGCTGGTTCTATAAGAATGAGACCTATATTTATGACAGCAATAGCAACAGTAATGGCACTTATTCCACTAGCCGCAGGTTTTTCAGAAGGATCAGTAATTTCTCAAGGCTTAGGTATAGTTGTTATAGGAGGTCTTGTAATATCAACAATACTTACACTTATAATAGTTCCTGTAATGTACAGTATTCTTGAAAGAGATTAA
- a CDS encoding ABC-2 transporter permease, whose translation MLGFIFKDITIGKRNLIPILLACLTGNLFFIKTPIFIYIVVPTILMYDYISNLSYYDYRYNSEIMFNSLPVNRKEVVLSKYLSSALFFLLGIVVTAIFTMIFRSFNVAGKGVGAFVSINKWMNLSQFNNIISFEASIFICLLSTIFFVAIYFPIYFKFDFLKVRIIFTIVSIIFSIIPVLIFKFIGTSTTHRIVNYINNGSKLIIGVFVFLVSIFIIYISINISIKFYRNKDLKI comes from the coding sequence ATGCTGGGCTTTATTTTTAAAGACATAACTATTGGAAAAAGAAATTTAATTCCTATATTATTGGCTTGTTTAACTGGTAATTTATTTTTTATAAAAACTCCAATCTTTATTTATATTGTCGTTCCTACAATTCTTATGTACGATTATATTAGTAATTTGTCTTATTACGATTATAGATATAATTCTGAAATTATGTTTAATAGCTTGCCTGTAAATAGAAAAGAGGTTGTTTTATCAAAATATTTAAGTTCAGCCTTATTTTTTTTATTAGGCATAGTAGTAACGGCAATATTTACAATGATATTTAGAAGTTTTAATGTAGCTGGAAAAGGTGTAGGAGCATTTGTTAGCATAAATAAATGGATGAATTTGAGTCAATTCAATAATATTATTAGTTTTGAAGCATCTATTTTTATATGTTTGTTAAGCACAATATTTTTTGTAGCAATTTATTTTCCTATTTATTTTAAATTTGATTTTTTAAAAGTAAGAATCATTTTTACTATTGTAAGCATAATTTTTTCAATAATTCCTGTATTGATTTTTAAATTTATAGGAACCAGTACTACTCATAGAATTGTAAATTATATAAATAATGGTTCTAAATTGATTATTGGTGTTTTTGTGTTTTTAGTTAGTATTTTTATCATATATATATCAATAAATATATCAATAAAGTTTTACAGGAATAAGGATTTAAAAATTTAG
- a CDS encoding ABC-2 transporter permease translates to MFSLVLKDILIHNKGWISIAQSIVINFFIVVILQFFGNSSVYIIFPFFISTSYSLSSCGLGEKYDVDIMINSLPVNRKTVVLSKYISSFIFFLIGVIFVIIFASIVKILPSGNITSFINIQDIIISFMFSILYIFMYLPIYFKIGYIKSQRINSILYFIIFVVLIIAVMLISRYKSSFKISFFIPWELCTIFLLIISIAISLKIYINREF, encoded by the coding sequence ATGTTTAGTTTGGTATTAAAAGATATACTTATTCATAACAAAGGATGGATAAGCATAGCACAATCTATAGTGATTAATTTTTTTATTGTTGTAATTCTTCAGTTTTTCGGGAATTCAAGTGTTTATATAATTTTTCCATTCTTTATTTCAACTTCATATAGTTTATCAAGTTGTGGATTAGGTGAAAAATACGATGTAGATATAATGATTAATAGCTTGCCTGTGAATAGAAAAACAGTAGTATTAAGTAAATATATTTCATCATTTATATTTTTTTTAATAGGTGTGATTTTTGTTATTATATTTGCAAGTATAGTTAAAATTTTGCCATCTGGAAATATTACTAGTTTTATTAATATACAAGACATAATAATATCGTTTATGTTTAGCATATTATATATTTTTATGTATTTACCAATATATTTCAAAATTGGGTATATCAAATCTCAGCGTATTAATTCTATTCTCTACTTTATAATATTTGTTGTTTTAATTATTGCAGTTATGTTAATTAGTAGATATAAATCAAGCTTTAAAATATCATTTTTTATTCCTTGGGAACTGTGTACTATTTTTCTCTTAATAATTTCCATAGCTATTTCTTTAAAGATTTATATTAATAGAGAATTTTAA
- a CDS encoding ABC transporter ATP-binding protein, which translates to MENILEVKNVTKNYKGFSLNNMNFTLEKGYIMGFIGSNGAGKSTTIKLIMNLVKKNSGEIKVFGFDNVKNEKEIKEKIGFVYDETYAYEDLNLIQMKNIIARFYKKWSNDTFNNYITSFSLPRDKKIKELSKGMKIKYSLAIALSHEAELIIMDEPTSGLDPVFRNELLDIMQDIIQDENKSILFSTHITTDLEKIADYITFINDGKIIFSEDKDSIMEKYKIAKGDKEVLNKSNRNNFIGIRENEFGFQALTDDEESIKRTFGEKVIFEKANLEDIMVYTVKGFKNV; encoded by the coding sequence ATGGAAAATATTTTGGAAGTTAAAAATGTTACTAAAAATTATAAGGGCTTTTCATTAAATAATATGAATTTTACTCTTGAAAAAGGATATATAATGGGGTTTATTGGTTCAAATGGAGCAGGAAAAAGTACGACAATAAAGCTCATAATGAACCTTGTTAAAAAAAATTCAGGAGAAATAAAAGTTTTTGGATTTGATAATGTAAAAAACGAGAAGGAAATTAAAGAAAAAATAGGATTTGTATACGATGAGACCTATGCTTATGAAGATCTGAACTTAATTCAAATGAAAAATATAATAGCTCGTTTTTATAAAAAGTGGAGCAATGATACTTTTAATAATTATATTACTAGTTTTAGTTTGCCAAGAGATAAAAAAATAAAAGAATTATCAAAGGGAATGAAAATAAAATACTCTCTTGCCATAGCATTATCCCATGAGGCAGAATTAATAATAATGGACGAACCAACTTCTGGATTAGATCCTGTATTTAGAAATGAACTATTAGATATTATGCAGGATATAATCCAAGATGAGAATAAGTCTATACTATTTTCAACACATATAACTACTGATTTAGAGAAAATAGCAGATTATATAACATTTATAAATGACGGAAAAATAATTTTTTCAGAGGATAAAGACAGTATAATGGAAAAATATAAAATAGCAAAAGGAGATAAAGAAGTACTTAATAAAAGTAATAGAAATAATTTTATAGGAATAAGAGAGAATGAATTTGGATTTCAAGCCCTAACAGATGATGAAGAGAGTATTAAAAGAACTTTTGGGGAAAAAGTCATTTTTGAAAAGGCTAATCTAGAGGATATTATGGTTTATACTGTGAAAGGGTTTAAAAATGTTTAG
- a CDS encoding GntR family transcriptional regulator, with protein MKIIILNSSQEPIYEQITKQIKNYILNGQLKEGDILPSIRNLAKEIGISVITTKRAYEELEKEGFTETVQGKGTYVAAQNKELLTEKKIKLIEEKMSEIIEESKFINLSLEDLKEMLEVLYGNSK; from the coding sequence ATGAAAATAATCATTTTAAATTCATCACAGGAACCAATATATGAACAGATAACAAAGCAGATAAAAAATTATATTCTCAACGGACAATTAAAGGAGGGAGATATATTACCTTCGATAAGAAATCTAGCTAAAGAAATTGGTATTAGTGTTATTACTACTAAAAGAGCTTATGAAGAACTTGAAAAGGAAGGGTTTACTGAAACTGTTCAAGGAAAGGGAACGTATGTAGCAGCACAGAATAAAGAGCTTTTGACAGAAAAAAAGATAAAGCTTATTGAGGAAAAAATGAGTGAGATTATTGAAGAAAGTAAGTTTATAAATCTATCACTTGAAGATTTAAAAGAAATGCTTGAAGTATTATATGGAAATAGTAAATAA
- a CDS encoding sensor histidine kinase encodes MKISLMRKLSLAFLLTAIVAIIAAGLISNYMIDKKFNSYLISQQKSKEDKIAAMINSLYKEKGGFISIDEEEIVRYASAEKLYIQIKDNSGKVLLTANNLPTTKSAMMHSMMGGMMKRYSENNGEYTEDKYLLKKNNKKLGIITFGYYNSSYFNSSAQSFIMTLNHSFMISFLVALAFSLIISIFFSKQISAPLIKITQTSNKMRAGELECRAQVNSKTKEISDLATSINYLADTLQKQELLRKRMTSDIAHELRTPLTNLKSHIEALLDKVWEPTDEVLEGFHEEIERLIKLVNGLNNMAKLEQAKVILNKSKFNISQELEKIINSFEPLYKNVGLNIYSRIAPNIEISLDKDKFNQVMYNLLSNALKYSKENGEVLVTLKSLEANIIIEVKDNGIGISKKDLPFIFERFYRTDESRDKNTGGSGIGLTIVKNIVEAHKGTITVSSSLGEGSTFVITFKKLIQ; translated from the coding sequence ATGAAGATATCTTTAATGAGAAAGTTATCACTAGCGTTTTTACTTACGGCAATTGTAGCTATTATTGCAGCAGGCTTAATTTCAAATTACATGATTGACAAAAAATTTAATAGCTATTTAATAAGTCAACAGAAGTCTAAGGAAGATAAAATTGCTGCTATGATAAATAGTTTGTATAAAGAAAAAGGTGGATTTATAAGTATAGATGAAGAGGAAATAGTAAGATACGCTTCAGCTGAAAAGTTATATATTCAGATTAAAGATAATAGTGGTAAAGTTCTACTTACAGCTAATAATCTACCAACAACTAAAAGTGCCATGATGCATTCTATGATGGGTGGAATGATGAAGAGATATTCAGAAAATAATGGAGAATATACTGAGGACAAATATTTACTTAAAAAAAATAATAAAAAGCTTGGGATAATAACTTTTGGATATTATAATTCATCTTATTTTAATAGTTCAGCACAAAGCTTTATAATGACACTTAATCATTCATTTATGATATCTTTTCTTGTGGCATTAGCATTCTCATTGATAATAAGTATATTTTTTTCAAAGCAAATATCAGCCCCATTAATAAAAATAACACAAACATCTAATAAGATGAGAGCTGGTGAACTTGAGTGTAGAGCACAGGTTAACTCTAAAACAAAGGAAATAAGCGATTTAGCTACTTCTATAAATTATTTAGCAGATACACTTCAAAAACAAGAACTTTTAAGGAAACGTATGACTTCAGATATTGCACATGAACTCAGAACCCCTTTGACAAATTTAAAATCTCATATAGAAGCACTGCTGGATAAGGTTTGGGAACCAACAGATGAAGTGTTAGAAGGTTTTCATGAAGAAATAGAAAGGTTAATAAAATTAGTTAATGGACTTAATAACATGGCTAAATTAGAACAGGCAAAGGTTATTTTAAATAAATCAAAATTCAACATATCCCAAGAGTTAGAAAAGATAATAAATTCTTTTGAACCTCTATATAAAAATGTAGGTTTAAATATATATTCTAGAATAGCTCCTAATATAGAAATATCATTGGATAAAGATAAGTTTAATCAAGTGATGTACAATTTGCTTTCAAACGCACTTAAATATTCTAAAGAAAATGGAGAGGTTTTAGTAACGCTTAAATCTTTAGAAGCTAACATCATTATAGAGGTTAAGGATAACGGTATTGGTATTTCTAAAAAGGATTTGCCGTTTATTTTTGAAAGATTTTATAGAACAGATGAATCGCGAGATAAAAACACTGGTGGATCAGGTATTGGATTAACAATTGTAAAAAATATTGTGGAAGCTCATAAGGGAACTATTACAGTGAGCAGTTCTCTAGGAGAAGGAAGTACTTTTGTAATTACCTTTAAAAAATTAATACAATAA
- a CDS encoding response regulator transcription factor, producing MVTTNKEFKILVVDDEEKILSVIKAYLEKEGFEVLTAKDGEEAINIFEKEHIHLIILDLMLPKISGEKVCAKIRSVSSVPIIMLTAKIEEDNKIEGLSMGADDYVTKPFSNRELVSRVKALIRRTYRDNTPLAELLIINNGDLEIDVEKFIVKKRGENVNLTSNEFKILIVLLSKPGKVFSREELVNKAFGIDYDGFDRTIDTHIKNIRRKIEDDHRNPKYIVSVYGLGYKFRTY from the coding sequence GTGGTCACAACGAATAAAGAATTTAAAATTTTAGTGGTTGATGATGAAGAAAAAATTTTAAGTGTAATCAAAGCTTACTTAGAAAAAGAAGGTTTTGAAGTTTTAACAGCTAAGGATGGAGAAGAAGCTATAAATATATTTGAAAAAGAACATATTCATTTAATTATATTAGATTTAATGCTACCTAAAATTTCTGGTGAAAAGGTATGTGCTAAAATTAGATCAGTGTCATCAGTGCCAATTATTATGCTTACAGCTAAAATAGAAGAGGACAATAAAATAGAAGGACTTTCTATGGGAGCTGATGATTATGTAACTAAACCCTTCAGCAATAGAGAATTGGTAAGTAGGGTTAAGGCACTTATTAGAAGAACATATAGGGATAATACACCGCTTGCAGAGTTATTAATTATAAATAATGGTGATTTAGAAATAGATGTGGAAAAATTTATTGTAAAAAAGAGAGGGGAAAATGTTAATTTAACCTCAAATGAATTTAAAATTTTAATTGTGCTTCTAAGTAAGCCTGGCAAAGTTTTTTCAAGAGAAGAATTAGTTAATAAAGCTTTTGGAATTGATTATGATGGTTTTGATAGAACTATTGATACTCATATTAAAAATATAAGACGCAAAATAGAAGATGATCATAGAAATCCTAAGTATATTGTATCAGTATATGGACTAGGATATAAATTTAGAACTTACTGA
- a CDS encoding SHOCT domain-containing protein: MPCREALFNGGYGYHNVGGMIFMMGFGMIIFLAIVFIIFKLSKQNNNAFFYNDDNSALNILRERFAKGEINEEEYNKMKAALKK; this comes from the coding sequence ATGCCATGTCGAGAAGCTTTATTTAATGGAGGTTATGGATATCATAATGTAGGAGGAATGATTTTTATGATGGGATTTGGCATGATAATATTTTTAGCCATAGTATTTATTATTTTTAAATTGTCAAAGCAAAACAATAATGCTTTTTTCTATAACGATGATAATTCAGCATTAAATATATTACGTGAAAGATTTGCAAAGGGCGAAATTAATGAAGAAGAGTATAATAAGATGAAAGCTGCACTTAAAAAATAA
- a CDS encoding GNAT family N-acetyltransferase has protein sequence MNKILLASNRITLTPLSLPELQNIEKDNINLLENTINKDAIFDFTKAAISKKINKMLKVSTAVHNWYTYWLIIDNITKMGIGFIGFKGTPNDSGYVEVGYNIACTYRKQGIMTEALSLLSNWALKNPNLKGITACKVLKTNTGSNRVLKNCNFKLTNSTEEFNYYLLKL, from the coding sequence ATGAATAAAATATTATTAGCATCAAATAGAATTACTTTAACACCATTGTCTTTGCCTGAATTACAAAACATTGAAAAAGACAATATCAATCTTCTTGAAAATACAATTAACAAGGATGCAATATTTGACTTTACCAAAGCTGCAATATCAAAAAAAATAAATAAAATGCTTAAAGTATCTACAGCTGTACATAATTGGTATACATATTGGTTAATCATTGATAACATAACTAAAATGGGAATAGGTTTTATTGGTTTTAAGGGTACACCTAATGATAGTGGCTATGTAGAAGTGGGCTATAATATAGCTTGTACTTATAGAAAGCAAGGTATTATGACAGAAGCTCTATCCTTATTATCAAATTGGGCCTTAAAAAATCCAAACCTAAAAGGCATAACTGCTTGTAAGGTTTTAAAAACAAATACTGGCTCTAACAGAGTTCTTAAAAACTGCAATTTCAAATTAACTAATTCTACAGAAGAATTCAATTATTATTTGCTAAAATTATAG